GACTACATCTGGTAACATTTGTTGAGCTTTCTATCTTCAGAGTTCTCCCGGTCCATCACCATACCCCCTCCCGTTGACGCCATGGAGAAAATCAACACCGGGGATGGACAACTTTTCATTAAGGTTTGTGATTCTATGCAGCAGATGCCTAATCATAGAGATGATTTGGATCGCCTGAGTAAATGGTTCTATAGACAGCTAACGCGCGCGGTTGTCATAGAATGTCGCTAGCTACGTTCGCACCCACGAAAAGGCCCTCGCCAATGCACTACAGCTTCGTCGTCAACCCAACAAAAATGCCATTCCACAATCGCCCAGTGTTCCTTTGACACCTGGAAGCTCTTTCACCTCGACCTCTTCAACCCTGGCCGCGGCCTTCTCATCCGCAGCATTGAAATTCATGTCGCAGAACGCCAAAACCGCTAAACTTACATTGACTCCCCACCACCTTTTCTACCTTCTTTCCCGCTTTGAAGAACTGACCATTGCCGTGGGCCCCATGAACATCAGGTTGGAGAATATTCAAACTGAGGTATCGCAATCTTATGTTTCATTCTTGAACAAGCCCCAACAGTCCCGGGGCGATCGGGCCTCCATTCATTCGGTGTCCAGTGTTCGCAGTGTGATGTCCGGTATGACAGATCTTTGGTCATCTTTCCGCATCGGATCTAAGGATACCCCAACAAAGTCGGAGCGGGCCAAGGCCGCCTTGGAAGCAGACCTGAAGTACTTGTACTCTGCCTTTACCAAGATCCCGTGTCTTCGTCTTGCACCGGACCACCGTGCTCCTCTGATCTCTGGATATGAAGAATTTCCTTTTGATACGGCTGTGCCGCTGCACTCTTTTAAGAATCTGAGCGCTTTGGAGATTATTGATCTAGACTACCGTTCTTTCTATGGCTGGGACAGATTGTCCGAGCAACTACGCACCTTGACCATCAAGAGAGCTCACCTGGACGATCCGGCTGATCTTTTAACGCGAATTGTGTTGGATGACATTGACAAACGCCGCCGCCGGTCTGCCAAGTCTCAACAGTCACCTTCACTGGGATGGACCAGTTCCAGCAGTCAACCGGTTCACACTCCCGACCAGGCCAACTCGCTTTCAGCCCCTGGATCTCCTATCGTGGACACAGCATTCGGAACCAGCACTAGTCCCAGATCTGCCCCGATGTTCCGAACCGGCTCCGAAGGCGTCAGACTTCGCGCCAGGGCTGGGAGTGTCTCTCCGACTCGACCGAGCACTAAGCATGGTCACCGTCGAGGCCAATCCCGGCAAATTTGCCGCACAGGCTCCGCAAGCTCTGAATCAAGCGAGGCCTCTAGCAGCCATCGAAATGGAAGCTCTACAAACCTTCTCACAGACGTCCTCTCGCCTTCAAAATGGCGATTCCTGCGACACTTGGGCCTTCCCGAAAATTCCTTAACATCCGTCTCTGCTGCTAGTCTCGCCCCTGTAGCCAACTGTCTCAACTCGCTTGATCTGTCCTCCAACCTCTTGACAGAGATTCCTGACGGTGTGGCGTCACTGGTGGCATTGAAAGCCCTCAATTTGTCTCATTGCATGATCGAATCTCTTCACTCGCTCACCCGGAACCCCCTTCCCGCCATCACCGTTCTCACCCTCCGCGGAAATCGCCTTCGCTCGCTTGCAGGAATTGAGCGGTTGCTCTCTCTGGAAAGATTGGATCTTCGCGACAACAACCTCACGGACCCGACGGAGATTGCACGGCTGACCAGTCTCCCTGAAATACGGGAGATCTGGGTATCTGGCAACCCGTTCGTCAAGACTCACTCTGGTTATCGAGTTGTGATAATGAACCTCTTCCGCCGGACGCCTGGTTATTCCGAGGACATCATAATTGATGGGAGAGGTCCGGGATACACCGAGAGGAAGCAGCTTGTCGAGCGAGTTGCAGAGCCTCAAGCTGCACCGATTGTACGCTCCAGCCCGGCAGATGGCTCAACTATTGTGCAAAAGTCTACCATCTCTAAAGTCCCCCACGATCTTGCAACTTTAAAGCCGTtagaagaacaaaaagatTTGCACCCTGATGGCACACAACTGAAGGAATGTGACGGGGGAACGAACCGTCGCAAAAAGCTCCAACGGCGCAGGATAGTCGACATCTCGGTGGATAACCCGTTTACCACAGACGGTTTGGGCAATGCAGCAAGCACGGTCCTCCCCGTTCTTCCCGTTCAGCAAATTCAACCGCCAGTTGACCATCAGATTGTTGCCCCTGTTGATCAGGCGTGGAGGCTAGACAGCGCCGCGCACCCCGGATCATCAATCACCCAAAGCCACGAAAAGCCCGTGCATTCGAGTCCTCCTCTTGTACAGGCCTTGCAGGGTAAGGACCGAACGATGGATGAAGAGTTTTGCCGCCAACAGCTGGAAGTTCTTCGTCAGGGCGTGGGCCATGACTGGCTGACTGTTCTTGGCGAAAATGACTGGAATAACTCTCACAAAGACTTCGCCCACTGCTCTGGGGTGGGGTTGGACCATTCCCCTCATCTCTCCACACCCCCAATAACCCACTCGAACACCCAAGCGATCCTGACTGGACATGCGCTCAGCGGATAAAATACCCTTTTGTTAATCACAGTTTTCGGCCCATGACATCTCCTGCTAGAACTCCATTCGCCTCTCTTGTTTCCGTCTCGTGAATTTCAGAGTCTCTGCGTCGCAAATGTGACGTATACCTGCTTCGGCAGGATCTTTATCTCTTTTCCCTATTTACGAGGACACAACTTCCCTCGTGCGGTCCCCCGAGACCAATTTGAAGAACATATCCCCAGCACCAGCAGCTGATCATTCTGTGCATTTTTTTCGGCGTTGGATGACTTATGAGATATGGTGGGTTGGATGTATGAACTATTTACGACcgtttttgctttttcttttcagtGTTCCAAGTCCCCATTCCCTGTTTTCCAAAACGCATCCTGCGGTGACCCTTGTTTTTGAGGGTCAGCTTGATCCACGGAAGGCACAGTGAAAGGCCTTTTGTTTTCGGTTCCAGCGTTGTAATGTATGATTCTGAATTTCGGGCATGTTGGCGTTGGAAGGATCTTTGCTTGTTTAATTCCCCTCTTGTTGCTTCTTGGTTCTGCTTGTTTTCAATTCCCTTCTGCCGTCATGCTGCATGAATTCTGGATACTCAGTATTGATTGAGACTAGAAGCTCATACGTGAAGAATGCCAATTTTTTTGGAGAGTTTCCTCTATATCCAATTTTCTACTTTTCTACTAGGCATCTAGATATCCATTCGAGTCTCTAAAAGATCCAAGAGCATGGGCTTGATAGTCGAGATGACCCGAATATATCATAGAATGGTATGGTCTCAGTCTAGATGGATAATCTCAATGCACCATATGCACTATTTTAGTAGATCAGCCTCTTCTCTGGTGCTTGGACCCCGTTTGGCGTCGAGGGCGTTGGCAGTCTCGACCTAGaataccccccccccttctatGCAGATTTTTTTGCATCAATGCGCTTGTAACACAGAAGAGATAGAGTAGAATAAATGGAATAATGGAATTGTTGAATGCAAAGAGAAGGGGGGGAAAGTCACTTTATAAGCGCTCTATATATAACATATCACCCCCTCCTCTCCTTGGGGAAGATCAAACACGCGCAAACACAAAATAGGAACTTCccgctttcttcttcataaaagattctcttctcttcaaccTCCAACCCCATCTCCACACTCACGTTCACGTTTACGTTCAAGTTGATGATTTGAGATTCAAACTGGTCTTACTATCATACACCctgagaaaaatttctcccTTGATTGAAAATTCTCTTTCCTCGAAAGATATCTCGATTCATCTCGACCCATCCACCCCTCCAGCTTTCTTCATCAACCCAAGTCGCTAAGAGTCCAGTGCTCTTTCGCTCAGCCTCGTTTATCCTGTGAGGCGTCTAGGAGCCcattctctcctcttcccaCCTTGCGCGCACACAACAACTCGGATAGGCACCACCGTCTACACCCGTCTGGCATCTCTGCCAGAATTGTCTTTgtctttctttcccttggCCGTTGGGGCCCTTCTCTAGATCTGTTTGATCTTTAATCTTCTGTTTGGTAGGCATTTGGTCTTTTTTTCCTCCGCTTCTGCTGCACCTAACGACCCCGACCGCCCAAAGGGGGAGAAAAATCAACGAAAAATTTCGAGCGCGTTCGTAATTTTCGCTTCGCTTTAAGACTTGCAATGCAGACTGGACTTTGTTTTAATTTGGGACGCTTCATTAACTTGTTTTTCCGACAGTAATAGGACATAGCCGCCGCGTCATCAAATCTCTGTTATTCTCACCCGATCGCTCCGGAAGTCTCTCTTCCACCTTtcgcttttcttttccttccacccatttttttctttctttcgtGTTTTCGTTAGACATTTATTCGCCATGGCCGATCAGGAAGTGGATCTGGATTCGATCATCGACCGGCTTTTGGAGGTGAGGGGTAGCCGCCCTGGAAAGCAGGTTCAGCTGCTCGAGTCAGAGATCCGTTTCCTCTGCACCAAGGCTCGTGAGATCTTCATCTCTCAGCCCATTcttcttgaactggaagCACCCATTAAGGTAAGGTTTTAATTTGCTCGAACGGTTCGTCAAGCCGGAATAGGCCTCCGTCTAACCTGTACGTCTTGCTAGATTTGCGGCGATATCCACGGCCAATACTATGACCTCCTGCGTCTCTTTGAATACGGCGGTTTTCCTCCGGAGGCTAACTACCTCTTCCTCGGTGACTACGTCGATCGTGGCAAGCAGTCGCTCGAGACCATCTGCCTCCTCCTTGCGTACAAGATCAAGTACCCCGAGAACTTCTTCATTCTGCGTGGAAACCACGAGTGTGCTTCGATCAACCGTATCTACGGTTTCTACGATGAGTGCAAGCGCCGATACAACATCAAGCTCTGGAAGACTTTCACCGACTGCTTCAACTGCCTTCCCATTGCCGCTATCATTGATGAGAAGATCTTCACCATGCACGGTGGTCTGAGTCCCGATCTCAACTCGATGGAGCAAATCCGCCGTGTCATGCGTCCCACGGATGTAAGTTTCTCCCCTTCTCCGGTTTCACCCCTCTCCTCTAGTGGGTGTGGTTCTACTGGCGAAAATAAAAGTGGCAATGTGGCGCTGGGTTCGCTCGGCTAAAGGCCAACATCGCTAACTGACATAGATTCCCGACTGCGGTCTCCTGTGCGATCTCCTGTGGTCCGACCCCGATAAGGATATCACCGGCTGGAGTGAAAACGACCGAGGTGTTTCATTCACATTCGGCCCAGATGTGGTCTCGCGCTTCCTTCAAAAACACGATATGGATCTGATCTGCCGTGCACACCAAGTTGTTGAGGATGGATACGAATTCTTCTCCAAGCGCCAGTTGGTCACGCTATTCAGTGCGCCCAACTATTGTGGTGAATTCGATAATGCCGGCGCAATGATGAGCGTGGACGAGAGTCTGCTCTGCTCCTTCCAGGTGAGTGACGGAATTCTTACTCCTTGGAGATCTTTGTTTTTCCCAGTTCCTAAcctccttttttctttcatccGATAGATCCTGAAACCAGCcgagaaaaagcaaaagtaCGTTTACGGTGGCATGAGCGCCGGCGGTCCCGTCACTCCGcgaaagcaaaaaaagaaataaaagAATCAATACGAGCTTCCCCATGTGCAGCAGGTTCGGGCGGAGATAAGCCTTTCACAAATCTCTTTAACAGCGCCCTCATGACATCCTCCCTAAACCCCCCGCgagtccccccccccccggatCCACGAAAACGATGAACGACCGAGGAACCCCTCATCCGCACCCGGGCAGCCCGATATTCCTCTTCAACTCCACCGATAATATCACAATCACACTCTCAACTTCTCCAGACCCCCGGGCTCTCTCTCCTAGTGCGACCTGCGATCAAAAAACAACAGTCACATTATTTCCTGGCCCGTGCGACCCTCTGTACTTCCGGGGCGGAGTTCAAAtgcttctttctttgtttctcGATTTCTCTGTCTCTGTTTCTAACCATCTGGACTGGAATGTGTTTTTCCTTTCGGCATCCTGGGAACGGGGAAGGGAAACTGGTTaacttttctcttttctcttttctttcttacTCTTTATTGTCCTGTTCCTTGACCGCATGTGTTGTTGTTCCCATATCGAATCATATTCGTCTTTCGAATTTTCTAGTCCGACACGTACGAGGCGGTAGTAGTCCCTCTGCTGATGCATCGCGAACCGGATTGGAAATGGGAGGCTCTGTTACAAGTGGTGTTCTGTGACTTTAGCTCGGCTTTGGAATTGGTTTGTTTTCGGAGGTCTAGATTGTTTGTTCGATGGGCTGCGAGAATCACATTTGAATTTGTGTTTATGTAGACCAAGGTCATATTTCCGTTTGGAGAGTTGAAATAGTCTGCCATTGACAGTCGAACTGATAGATCTAGGTATACTCGAATTGAGGAATTGGTAAATCCTAGTTGGTATCAACGACACACAACCCGATTCGGGTGTAACAAAACGCA
The nucleotide sequence above comes from Penicillium digitatum chromosome 1, complete sequence. Encoded proteins:
- a CDS encoding Leucine-rich repeat, typical subtype — its product is MYYGFSFYRASIAQFSRSITIPPPVDAMEKINTGDGQLFIKNVASYVRTHEKALANALQLRRQPNKNAIPQSPSVPLTPGSSFTSTSSTLAAAFSSAALKFMSQNAKTAKLTLTPHHLFYLLSRFEELTIAVGPMNIRLENIQTEVSQSYVSFLNKPQQSRGDRASIHSVSSVRSVMSGMTDLWSSFRIGSKDTPTKSERAKAALEADLKYLYSAFTKIPCLRLAPDHRAPLISGYEEFPFDTAVPLHSFKNLSALEIIDLDYRSFYGWDRLSEQLRTLTIKRAHLDDPADLLTRIVLDDIDKRRRRSAKSQQSPSLGWTSSSSQPVHTPDQANSLSAPGSPIVDTAFGTSTSPRSAPMFRTGSEGVRLRARAGSVSPTRPSTKHGHRRGQSRQICRTGSASSESSEASSSHRNGSSTNLLTDVLSPSKWRFLRHLGLPENSLTSVSAASLAPVANCLNSLDLSSNLLTEIPDGVASLVALKALNLSHCMIESLHSLTRNPLPAITVLTLRGNRLRSLAGIERLLSLERLDLRDNNLTDPTEIARLTSLPEIREIWVSGNPFVKTHSGYRVVIMNLFRRTPGYSEDIIIDGRGPGYTERKQLVERVAEPQAAPIVRSSPADGSTIVQKSTISKVPHDLATLKPLEEQKDLHPDGTQLKECDGGTNRRKKLQRRRIVDISVDNPFTTDGLGNAASTVLPVLPVQQIQPPVDHQIVAPVDQAWRLDSAAHPGSSITQSHEKPVHSSPPLVQALQGKDRTMDEEFCRQQLEVLRQGVGHDWLTVLGENDWNNSHKDFAHCSGVGLDHSPHLSTPPITHSNTQAILTGHALSG
- a CDS encoding Serine/threonine-protein phosphatase, which encodes MADQEVDLDSIIDRLLEVRGSRPGKQVQLLESEIRFLCTKAREIFISQPILLELEAPIKICGDIHGQYYDLLRLFEYGGFPPEANYLFLGDYVDRGKQSLETICLLLAYKIKYPENFFILRGNHECASINRIYGFYDECKRRYNIKLWKTFTDCFNCLPIAAIIDEKIFTMHGGLSPDLNSMEQIRRVMRPTDIPDCGLLCDLLWSDPDKDITGWSENDRGVSFTFGPDVVSRFLQKHDMDLICRAHQVVEDGYEFFSKRQLVTLFSAPNYCGEFDNAGAMMSVDESLLCSFQILKPAEKKQKFGRR